From a single Endozoicomonas euniceicola genomic region:
- a CDS encoding TcdA/TcdB catalytic glycosyltransferase domain-containing protein, whose translation MPNVPADQNNPLPRQIHFVVIGELTKAQALRIETWAKTNPDWSVKLWKDKDSYFDRLVLEGISSKLLPIDEMRAIVRGQQQGAYIANDAWEKLPQTLENDVRPLRLQQQKVAASINQKVKTEGKTRAEAVKEWLISKDGKSETLLKDIVQEQQNIYDGLKKSNVNVVDLNPVISSLRSDEKKLYNNAAYIYSDFTLALKLMQLKVLQAHGGVILDVNTFPEISSAVFPGSSSSESLYARFRKRFGVGSSSVVREENIAEGYRDLERKARLQALLQRDNSHFVNDQVPLKEDYLLKLRRYGYNPHRKSIIRASKKVLKNSFFKPLGTLKMGDKEVLIADGAGGHEGDFNFLAAQPNAGAITAAVNEAILFYKTNPYVLKFGPKGTSQDKLPSGVSQVLGDIQNHLNQQISNEGLTASQEKKYIDGVFAALDQLRNRGVIPPVDPYGDVLGRRSLERAAHKLGQMDTHYSGSPFIYEPDFSKGGTHGIDLAFDIATVEDTPYDHKVFILLGAQPEIMYGATLSFQQNPDLSLLVLWDAEQQRLITMRGEQRAVTENSKIIVGGHGTYLRIGEFGASEIADIIAKVVPAGGRVKKIRVTSCCIEKFSYLIDPKLESASQETLERTFGGSLLRALEKKDISAGVVVTNNKESFLNRFLGGKYTFAIAGDDEKFLTSVVLRKPGNSIVETRLVDGELSSKIRPDQSELKVEYTRQTRNSIEVDLSLARDKQGVFDSAMLSDHLRRGSIIIPATLEVIVLAAGKEDFNGKIIALGHPRYAEGVQWVLNEAKEESSCTEWYDKTKKYFGLEIDIMTTMIEMDYLNAPGHVIGTLDLPFQQLKKRIANGQIKVVTGSFEDVGGIIKALHPEPFSYVSQSSDLCRFAPSTRKRRSASTASCRNDPEPFADSLKLLSDDKTQIVLDGLQKDIALVDAPEGSALSKLQQEIKGYRRRVAQAALKPSLGKHSIIALDEASFASAKELASKPDSRAEAFQFIPGKSVLVSADGLVVPLVRGGSVSRVSLVGSPESFAAGLGAQCVGDVVADGRVGQLDALVSSSAQSIREAFPGSRLQDLVAVSDSQRVNTLSSALAARAGTGFTAFDPHGWQGHGKTLRRYWQHDALASHPPQSRSVNADIDRQLQFERLARNFSDWLGSAEVNAHLGPDYTPLLSTLTKTDGQWSMDFIRENTKATRTLQFASAAPAELKTYLDRQNQKVKAPGFRHKLKKLFKPTRTSGYVSEALSLVDSFQMLMIVIQRGKFLEQISKTEGMSDSLYRALVMHSYVNMGMAATQATELVGQVVGLVKDSRPISRILPSETKVVKRVSPGGAGSAKSLSTATRLTRYGKAVKAVRFAGKAVGAAGVGLMAFSTGLTAYEYSQIEDDEIKDLYRSRLIVESVGLAATLFSLVASGPVGAAVAVAVFLGMLIAEAFFADKMKEIEIQRKLQVARQAVEKFNDIYRELNPDSFFPISEENKTRALEAVRKILANPNKSDYGWVNDELKGALYPLGPTVVDRIFKKIKDEFDSDQFEINNNIYDFLNQEGLIPEAHGETADFYFNPATNQTFSVGLKKIDLQGKQLDYGRMFFRHQHFEIKKRGTKVSAVLFPLGDFTDVIYSYVKSDCKAGRRLSFYQCTDGIFNVTGIMPDKIGTVIMPARLDWDFGGEYTEFDDARTIPDSGSRRFFDAIHNSGARIKYYDTETVKGDNPKGNSQSDTVEKGYMIQRLVREESRHTDVLLNLDYEDHDIIFPPKIREPSNTGRGLLYTVNVPDNSKNSYRLIIKDNWSINLKNLENARSASFSLYYHGDREVRCINRYYNLYEGKHCGFSRTDDGFTFKLGGASVYFDLPKDALSEEEKNHYKVMIVDDHAGFKVTPLHKKAPIELLYFISKRPIQESAQRVRYFAKIEAAFNRNEYSYAFRLKPAPKGSTRYLFPDRFVPVILQWKPGKPAWQNRPTKEVRADGSEVYHGLTSFAPGGEHKWERFQLWYDRSNTVEITLCRPEGVEPGHVIPIMGAPETGYYFYNRQLRRLYFDPASALTPLKIKRFNFGQRVGDMSDFYTTPHTFPYEIAGYKVTDDPDNAPEKQLMVMTRAGVWFALDGLKTESGQTERQFKHTPAFISTTLVNYQEALTQVSASDFVTRFLPVNIVDTDNASHLLRSGFYDKKNNVMMTYLVSSIDFYDKGQFEAKCLKDSASGREVVGLKYIDALKQYRLFAKDSISLRQSVTTDCVLITGWGGVYLRLTPELTGPVIKDHSPVHSFRKGNAVYYVMHNSASGALYYATIDRPPADRGNLLVTPLSNLNLLTFGHDDLDARGGKGGFLDIKSLKNGILAYTLNGYILMIPNEALLSGTRLGELPLEAYRFDGWHYGYTDKGQPVRFNAPTANISREYYQLPKDSTIDLTDLDMGVIVGGLYDRHFGRGMTAPENWNRQQASAFLTDLKQAVRRVCEQFALDFGEEAPDLLRLPLVHPPKGKPLPAFLTQMDFWFLRSENRLFAANASDSFRIGGDNGNSLMALKGEGDSLPYRFYMNPVSGAPAGHPYCRQNPVVPNLLPEVFRPEVSVPCEDGNNNPEADYFWNNVRQQWEASSEHYLFTLADGNRTLSGLTFINDRHSPEQQQAAYFSLTGDYSSDRHKEVWQRLSGRVSDRLSSGMTPPYREFPKQPLLEIEFVPGGQTGRVYRQAWYDTRDNRLFLGPKNHGDEELVLVGSLNAGSRSGLPERAGALCFNRKKHKVFFIDSHRAIPVHKSAGWSGPYEQGLGRLSNIEVSSDGHALRVYGSAGDDRLTVSDFLLDTLYFDRGKGARRFSANPDRPHDLTLYFDGKGGNDSFSVKFSDLTYCAQVIIKLEMQPAATPPGDNNGQSQRILIHAPAFQSTLLRHENDLLILDRFDPKGVLRIKQVWTAPLAPLPKPTGIQFNDARFTLDQLQAEVQANQGIYMPPLAAGTGTLPSAPVPATPDRPLFIDVAPGFLLVPKKQADTLKLTVQPVSGAVSGAVNGTTSMTVEGYRFARGSVRVRQLSTEGSKPASGYYNLDFDDGRGCHNCLSPARSTNQTQTIGGHEFTVFEAPAKLNLKNKTKYLAQWNNTLGFPVIGKEQLDDYGPVFDKASPYPVLALDNPATMDKQPVFGVFYDVDIKALRFAFESTSHRLTVTVWHGQNLIRKGHMNRTGIASLNVLLVDRETGRQTRHKVFPFSLSSLKLVARDDNWALESGDYRFHLGAIDDRILAFERLSPSIVTTLSKAMPFDGFVFAGEQANERIKMMELAERLAPSVPRLFDGAKAASPQMDGNGLNNILYIAPEKAIREVYGHNGNDLFLLGDPDLKGGQANTRETINRTPVELNGDAGDDIYDIRSSRNATVTDSQGQHTVILSSGSRSNLRSLEGKKSTRLYLTDLEPEEVQFNLRRKTGGSNLNQTTVDNLGSTGLNDTFVVIPHQGAELAVISLSALDSIYFRGRRYTSDPTGWVTGRNRTLAGPGVNRFGPETPEGKIISGQRLAASLMPAGDKKSGTARLRVPEANQGSARIEQHFQQLVQSLAPFNANVMGGEAAFVPGAQNVTSLNMTSPLANTTTLPTT comes from the coding sequence ATGCCTAATGTTCCAGCCGATCAAAACAATCCACTGCCCAGGCAAATACATTTTGTTGTCATCGGTGAGCTGACAAAGGCTCAGGCTTTGAGGATTGAAACCTGGGCGAAAACTAACCCAGACTGGAGTGTCAAATTATGGAAGGATAAGGACAGTTATTTTGACCGTCTTGTGCTGGAGGGAATATCCAGCAAGTTGCTTCCAATTGATGAAATGAGGGCAATAGTCAGGGGGCAACAGCAAGGGGCTTACATAGCAAATGATGCTTGGGAGAAACTGCCGCAAACTTTGGAAAATGATGTGCGCCCCCTCAGGCTCCAACAACAAAAAGTAGCAGCGAGCATTAATCAAAAAGTTAAAACTGAAGGTAAAACACGAGCAGAGGCAGTTAAAGAGTGGCTGATTTCTAAAGATGGAAAAAGTGAAACACTATTGAAGGATATTGTTCAAGAGCAGCAAAATATTTACGACGGGCTTAAAAAGAGTAATGTGAACGTTGTTGATTTGAATCCTGTTATTTCCTCCTTAAGAAGTGATGAAAAAAAATTATATAATAATGCCGCTTATATTTATTCTGATTTCACACTTGCCCTGAAACTAATGCAATTGAAGGTATTACAAGCACATGGCGGCGTTATTCTTGATGTCAATACTTTTCCAGAAATAAGCAGTGCTGTTTTTCCTGGGAGTAGTAGCAGTGAAAGTTTATATGCTCGGTTCAGAAAAAGATTCGGTGTTGGTTCCAGCTCTGTTGTCAGAGAAGAAAACATAGCAGAGGGGTACCGCGATCTTGAAAGAAAGGCCAGACTTCAAGCATTACTACAAAGGGATAATAGCCATTTTGTTAACGACCAGGTTCCGTTAAAAGAGGATTATCTTTTAAAGCTCAGAAGATATGGCTATAACCCTCATAGGAAATCTATTATCAGGGCGTCAAAGAAAGTGCTTAAGAATAGTTTTTTTAAACCGTTGGGCACACTGAAAATGGGGGATAAAGAAGTCTTGATTGCTGATGGTGCAGGAGGGCATGAAGGAGATTTTAATTTTTTGGCAGCTCAGCCTAATGCAGGGGCCATCACTGCCGCCGTGAATGAAGCGATTTTATTCTATAAAACGAACCCCTACGTATTAAAATTTGGGCCTAAGGGAACGTCACAGGATAAATTACCATCAGGCGTTTCACAGGTCTTAGGGGATATTCAAAACCACTTAAACCAGCAAATCAGTAATGAAGGACTCACTGCCAGTCAGGAAAAAAAATATATTGATGGAGTATTTGCTGCGTTGGACCAGCTCAGAAACAGAGGGGTTATTCCACCTGTTGATCCTTATGGTGATGTATTAGGTCGACGAAGCCTTGAGCGTGCAGCCCATAAGCTGGGACAAATGGATACCCACTATTCCGGTTCACCCTTTATTTATGAGCCTGACTTCTCAAAGGGGGGAACTCATGGTATTGACTTGGCTTTCGATATCGCTACTGTAGAAGACACTCCCTATGATCACAAGGTGTTTATTCTTTTGGGCGCACAGCCTGAAATTATGTACGGAGCCACTCTGTCATTTCAGCAGAATCCTGACCTGTCTTTGTTAGTGTTATGGGATGCGGAGCAACAACGCCTTATTACTATGAGAGGAGAGCAACGAGCAGTAACTGAAAACTCAAAAATTATTGTGGGAGGTCATGGGACTTATTTGCGCATTGGTGAATTTGGTGCCAGTGAAATTGCGGATATTATCGCTAAAGTTGTCCCTGCCGGGGGAAGGGTCAAGAAAATAAGAGTCACTTCTTGTTGTATCGAGAAGTTCTCCTATCTCATTGATCCAAAATTGGAGTCTGCCTCCCAGGAAACCCTTGAGAGAACCTTTGGGGGTTCTTTGCTGCGTGCCCTTGAAAAGAAGGACATTTCTGCCGGGGTAGTAGTGACCAATAACAAAGAATCGTTTCTCAATAGATTTTTAGGTGGCAAATATACTTTTGCTATTGCCGGTGACGATGAGAAATTTCTGACTTCGGTGGTTTTAAGAAAGCCCGGTAACAGTATTGTTGAAACCAGGCTGGTTGATGGTGAACTGTCATCAAAAATCAGGCCTGACCAATCAGAATTGAAAGTAGAATACACTAGACAAACACGCAATAGTATTGAGGTCGATCTGTCTCTTGCACGTGATAAGCAAGGGGTATTTGATTCAGCTATGCTATCCGATCACCTTCGTCGGGGAAGCATTATCATTCCCGCGACTCTTGAGGTCATTGTCCTGGCGGCAGGGAAAGAAGATTTCAATGGCAAGATCATTGCCCTGGGTCATCCCCGGTATGCTGAAGGTGTACAGTGGGTACTCAATGAGGCAAAGGAGGAGTCGTCCTGTACAGAATGGTACGACAAAACAAAAAAATATTTTGGTCTCGAAATTGACATCATGACCACAATGATTGAAATGGATTATCTCAATGCTCCTGGTCATGTTATCGGAACACTGGATCTGCCATTTCAACAATTAAAAAAGAGGATTGCTAACGGGCAAATTAAAGTGGTGACGGGCAGCTTTGAAGACGTGGGTGGTATTATTAAAGCCCTGCATCCTGAACCATTCAGCTATGTGTCACAAAGTTCTGACTTATGCAGGTTTGCCCCCTCCACCCGAAAAAGACGCTCCGCCTCAACCGCTTCCTGCCGTAATGACCCCGAACCCTTCGCCGATTCCCTCAAGCTGCTGTCCGATGATAAAACCCAGATCGTTCTCGATGGTCTGCAAAAGGACATTGCCCTGGTCGATGCCCCGGAAGGTAGCGCCCTGTCTAAACTTCAGCAGGAAATAAAAGGCTACCGTCGTAGAGTGGCGCAGGCAGCCCTGAAGCCGTCTCTAGGAAAACACAGCATCATTGCCCTGGACGAGGCGTCCTTTGCGTCGGCTAAAGAACTGGCCAGCAAGCCCGACAGCCGCGCTGAGGCCTTTCAGTTTATTCCCGGCAAAAGCGTACTGGTCTCAGCCGATGGACTGGTGGTTCCCCTGGTCCGGGGCGGCAGTGTCAGCCGGGTCAGCCTGGTGGGCAGCCCCGAATCGTTCGCTGCCGGCCTTGGTGCCCAATGCGTCGGGGACGTTGTTGCCGATGGCCGGGTGGGCCAGCTGGACGCGCTGGTTTCCTCTTCTGCGCAGTCCATCCGTGAAGCCTTTCCGGGCAGCCGGTTACAGGACCTGGTGGCGGTCAGCGACAGCCAGAGGGTGAATACCCTGTCATCGGCTTTAGCGGCACGGGCCGGGACCGGCTTTACTGCCTTCGACCCCCATGGGTGGCAGGGGCACGGTAAGACGCTTCGCCGCTACTGGCAGCATGATGCGCTTGCCTCGCATCCACCGCAATCCAGGTCGGTCAACGCCGATATTGACCGGCAGCTGCAGTTTGAGCGCCTGGCCCGGAATTTTTCTGACTGGCTGGGTTCTGCCGAGGTTAATGCCCACCTGGGCCCTGATTACACGCCGTTGCTGTCCACGTTAACAAAAACGGATGGCCAGTGGTCCATGGATTTCATTCGGGAGAATACAAAGGCGACAAGAACCCTGCAATTTGCGAGTGCGGCTCCCGCAGAGTTGAAAACCTACCTGGACCGTCAAAACCAGAAGGTCAAGGCCCCCGGATTCCGGCATAAACTGAAAAAGCTGTTTAAACCTACCCGAACCAGCGGTTATGTTTCTGAAGCCCTGTCCCTGGTTGACAGTTTCCAGATGCTGATGATCGTGATTCAGCGGGGAAAGTTCCTTGAGCAGATCTCAAAAACCGAGGGAATGTCGGACTCCCTATACCGCGCCCTGGTGATGCACAGTTACGTGAATATGGGGATGGCGGCCACCCAGGCGACGGAACTGGTGGGCCAGGTGGTTGGCCTGGTTAAGGACAGCCGCCCAATTAGCCGGATCCTGCCCAGTGAAACAAAAGTGGTGAAACGGGTTTCCCCCGGTGGCGCGGGTTCGGCCAAGTCATTGTCGACAGCCACCCGGCTAACCCGCTATGGCAAAGCCGTGAAGGCGGTCAGGTTTGCCGGAAAGGCCGTCGGGGCGGCCGGTGTTGGATTGATGGCGTTCAGCACCGGGTTAACGGCTTACGAATACTCCCAGATAGAAGACGACGAGATTAAGGATTTATACCGGTCAAGACTGATTGTCGAGAGCGTAGGGCTGGCGGCCACCCTGTTCTCTTTAGTGGCCTCCGGACCGGTGGGGGCGGCCGTCGCGGTAGCGGTTTTCCTGGGGATGCTGATTGCGGAGGCGTTCTTCGCCGACAAGATGAAAGAAATTGAGATACAGCGGAAGTTGCAGGTGGCCAGGCAAGCCGTAGAAAAGTTCAATGACATATACCGGGAGCTGAACCCGGACAGCTTTTTCCCCATCAGTGAGGAGAACAAAACCAGGGCCCTTGAGGCGGTCAGGAAAATTCTTGCCAATCCGAACAAAAGCGATTATGGATGGGTCAACGATGAGTTAAAAGGGGCACTTTATCCCCTGGGCCCAACCGTCGTCGATCGTATCTTTAAAAAAATAAAGGATGAGTTCGATAGTGACCAGTTTGAGATTAACAACAACATTTATGACTTTCTGAACCAGGAAGGCCTGATTCCAGAGGCCCACGGTGAAACCGCTGATTTCTACTTCAATCCGGCCACGAACCAGACGTTCTCTGTGGGCTTAAAGAAAATTGACCTTCAGGGAAAACAGCTTGATTATGGCCGAATGTTTTTCAGGCACCAGCACTTTGAAATAAAAAAAAGAGGTACGAAGGTGTCTGCGGTGCTGTTCCCGCTGGGTGATTTCACGGATGTTATCTATAGCTATGTGAAGAGTGATTGCAAGGCGGGCAGACGACTGTCGTTTTATCAGTGTACGGACGGTATTTTCAATGTCACCGGCATTATGCCCGATAAAATAGGCACCGTTATTATGCCGGCCCGGCTGGACTGGGACTTCGGAGGGGAATATACGGAGTTTGATGATGCCAGAACCATTCCCGACTCAGGTAGCCGGCGCTTTTTCGATGCGATCCACAATTCCGGGGCAAGGATTAAGTATTACGACACAGAAACGGTCAAGGGTGATAACCCAAAAGGAAACAGCCAGTCGGATACGGTTGAGAAGGGGTATATGATTCAACGGCTTGTCAGGGAAGAGTCCAGGCACACGGACGTGCTTTTGAATCTGGACTACGAAGACCATGACATTATATTCCCGCCAAAAATTCGGGAGCCGAGCAATACCGGAAGGGGGCTTCTGTACACCGTTAACGTACCTGACAACAGCAAGAATAGTTACCGGCTGATCATCAAGGACAACTGGTCTATTAACCTGAAGAACCTGGAGAATGCCAGGTCGGCTTCGTTTAGCCTGTATTACCATGGGGATCGTGAGGTTCGGTGTATTAATCGATATTACAATTTGTATGAAGGGAAGCATTGCGGTTTTTCACGAACCGACGATGGGTTTACTTTTAAGCTGGGTGGCGCCAGCGTTTATTTTGATCTACCGAAAGACGCCCTCAGCGAGGAAGAAAAAAACCATTACAAGGTCATGATCGTTGATGATCACGCGGGCTTTAAGGTCACTCCCCTTCACAAGAAAGCACCAATAGAGCTGCTCTATTTTATCTCGAAACGGCCAATTCAGGAGTCGGCACAACGAGTCCGGTATTTCGCAAAGATTGAGGCGGCATTTAACCGTAATGAATACAGTTACGCTTTCCGGCTCAAACCCGCCCCGAAAGGCAGTACCAGGTATCTTTTCCCTGACCGGTTCGTGCCGGTTATTTTGCAGTGGAAACCCGGGAAGCCCGCCTGGCAAAACAGGCCGACGAAGGAGGTACGGGCGGACGGCAGCGAGGTGTATCATGGACTTACTTCATTCGCCCCGGGCGGGGAGCATAAGTGGGAGCGTTTCCAGCTCTGGTATGACCGCAGCAACACTGTTGAGATCACACTCTGTCGGCCAGAAGGTGTTGAGCCGGGGCATGTGATTCCCATTATGGGGGCCCCGGAAACGGGGTACTATTTCTACAATCGTCAACTCAGGCGGCTGTATTTCGATCCGGCCTCAGCCCTGACGCCATTGAAAATAAAACGGTTCAATTTTGGGCAGCGAGTGGGGGACATGAGTGATTTTTATACAACCCCTCATACGTTTCCTTATGAGATAGCGGGCTATAAAGTCACTGATGACCCGGACAACGCCCCGGAAAAGCAGTTGATGGTAATGACCCGCGCCGGGGTCTGGTTTGCCCTTGATGGCCTGAAAACAGAGTCGGGGCAGACTGAAAGGCAATTTAAACACACCCCCGCTTTTATCAGTACGACGCTGGTCAACTATCAGGAAGCGTTGACGCAAGTCAGTGCCAGTGACTTCGTCACGAGATTTTTGCCGGTCAATATCGTCGACACAGACAATGCCAGCCACCTGCTCCGCAGTGGTTTTTACGATAAGAAAAACAACGTCATGATGACGTACCTGGTCAGTTCCATTGATTTTTACGACAAAGGTCAGTTTGAAGCCAAATGCCTGAAAGACAGCGCCAGTGGCCGGGAAGTGGTTGGCCTGAAGTATATTGACGCATTAAAACAGTACCGGCTTTTCGCTAAGGACAGTATTAGCCTGCGCCAGTCGGTCACAACGGACTGCGTTTTGATTACCGGCTGGGGGGGCGTCTACCTGAGGCTAACCCCGGAGCTGACCGGCCCGGTCATCAAGGACCACTCGCCGGTGCATAGCTTCAGAAAAGGGAACGCCGTCTACTATGTGATGCACAACAGCGCCTCGGGGGCTCTTTATTATGCCACGATAGACCGGCCCCCGGCAGACCGGGGGAATCTTCTGGTGACGCCGTTGAGCAATCTGAATCTTCTCACGTTTGGTCATGATGACCTTGACGCCAGGGGTGGCAAGGGCGGTTTCCTGGATATCAAGTCCCTCAAGAACGGCATTCTGGCCTATACCCTCAACGGCTATATACTGATGATCCCCAATGAAGCCCTGTTGAGCGGTACCAGGCTGGGCGAGCTTCCCCTGGAAGCTTACCGGTTCGATGGCTGGCATTACGGTTATACCGACAAGGGCCAGCCCGTTCGGTTCAACGCGCCGACCGCGAACATCTCCCGGGAATACTATCAGCTGCCCAAAGATTCGACCATCGACCTGACCGACCTGGATATGGGGGTCATTGTTGGCGGGCTGTATGACCGTCATTTTGGCAGGGGCATGACCGCCCCGGAAAACTGGAACCGCCAGCAGGCTTCAGCATTTCTCACGGATCTTAAACAAGCCGTCAGGCGCGTTTGCGAACAGTTTGCGCTGGATTTTGGGGAAGAGGCCCCTGACCTGCTCAGGCTGCCGCTGGTTCACCCACCGAAGGGTAAACCCCTGCCCGCTTTTTTAACACAGATGGATTTCTGGTTCCTTCGCTCCGAAAACCGGCTGTTTGCGGCCAATGCCAGCGACTCCTTCAGAATCGGGGGGGACAACGGCAACTCCCTGATGGCCCTGAAGGGCGAGGGCGACAGCCTTCCCTACCGGTTTTACATGAACCCGGTATCGGGGGCACCGGCAGGCCACCCCTATTGCCGCCAGAACCCGGTTGTCCCTAACCTGCTGCCCGAGGTGTTTCGTCCGGAGGTTTCCGTGCCCTGTGAGGACGGTAATAACAACCCGGAAGCGGACTACTTCTGGAATAACGTCAGGCAGCAGTGGGAGGCGAGCAGTGAACACTATCTATTCACCCTGGCCGATGGCAACAGGACGCTGTCCGGCCTGACTTTCATCAATGACCGGCACTCTCCGGAACAGCAGCAGGCCGCTTATTTCAGCCTGACCGGTGATTATTCCTCGGATAGACACAAAGAGGTCTGGCAGCGACTGTCCGGAAGAGTATCGGACCGGCTGTCGTCTGGCATGACGCCCCCCTATAGAGAATTTCCGAAACAGCCCCTGCTGGAGATTGAGTTTGTACCCGGGGGGCAGACAGGCAGGGTATACCGCCAGGCCTGGTATGACACGCGGGATAACCGGTTATTCCTGGGACCTAAAAACCACGGGGACGAGGAGCTGGTGCTGGTTGGCAGCCTGAACGCCGGCAGCCGGTCAGGCCTGCCTGAACGAGCCGGGGCTTTATGTTTCAACCGTAAAAAACACAAGGTATTTTTTATTGATAGCCACCGGGCAATACCTGTACACAAGTCAGCCGGCTGGTCCGGCCCTTATGAACAAGGTCTTGGCCGTTTGTCGAACATCGAGGTGAGCAGTGACGGCCATGCGCTCCGGGTCTATGGCAGCGCCGGGGATGACCGGTTAACCGTATCGGACTTTTTGCTGGATACCCTTTACTTCGACAGGGGCAAAGGCGCCAGGCGGTTCAGCGCAAACCCGGACCGCCCCCATGACCTGACCCTTTACTTTGACGGCAAGGGCGGCAATGACTCCTTTTCGGTGAAGTTCAGTGACCTGACTTATTGCGCGCAGGTGATCATTAAGCTGGAAATGCAGCCTGCTGCAACGCCCCCCGGGGATAACAATGGCCAGTCTCAGCGCATCCTTATTCATGCCCCGGCGTTTCAAAGCACCCTTCTGCGTCACGAGAATGACCTTCTGATCCTTGATCGTTTTGATCCTAAAGGTGTTTTGCGGATCAAGCAGGTCTGGACGGCACCGCTGGCCCCCCTCCCAAAACCCACAGGCATTCAGTTCAACGACGCTCGCTTTACGCTTGACCAGTTACAAGCAGAGGTTCAGGCCAACCAAGGTATTTATATGCCGCCACTGGCGGCCGGCACCGGCACACTACCTTCAGCGCCTGTACCTGCCACCCCGGACAGACCCTTGTTCATTGATGTGGCGCCTGGCTTCCTGCTGGTGCCGAAGAAACAGGCAGACACCCTGAAACTAACCGTGCAACCGGTCAGCGGGGCGGTCAGCGGGGCGGTCAATGGCACGACCAGCATGACGGTCGAGGGGTATCGCTTTGCCCGGGGCAGCGTCCGGGTGCGTCAGCTCAGCACGGAAGGGAGCAAGCCCGCTTCAGGCTACTATAACCTCGACTTTGACGATGGCCGGGGTTGCCACAACTGCCTCTCCCCCGCCCGGAGCACAAACCAGACGCAAACCATAGGGGGGCATGAGTTTACGGTTTTTGAGGCACCCGCAAAGCTGAACCTGAAAAACAAAACCAAATACCTGGCCCAGTGGAACAACACCCTTGGTTTCCCGGTGATCGGCAAAGAGCAACTGGACGACTATGGCCCCGTGTTTGATAAAGCCAGCCCTTACCCGGTGCTGGCTTTGGATAACCCGGCCACGATGGACAAACAGCCGGTTTTCGGTGTGTTTTATGATGTGGATATCAAGGCGCTGCGGTTTGCTTTTGAAAGCACCAGCCATAGGCTGACCGTTACCGTATGGCACGGTCAGAACCTCATACGCAAGGGGCACATGAACCGAACCGGCATCGCCAGCCTGAATGTCCTGCTGGTTGATCGGGAGACGGGCAGACAAACACGACACAAAGTCTTTCCCTTCTCCCTGTCATCACTGAAACTGGTTGCCCGTGACGATAACTGGGCGCTGGAATCCGGTGACTATCGGTTTCACCTGGGTGCCATTGATGACCGGATACTGGCTTTTGAGCGGCTCAGCCCCTCAATCGTGACGACTTTGTCTAAGGCCATGCCTTTTGATGGCTTTGTGTTTGCCGGTGAGCAGGCCAACGAACGGATTAAAATGATGGAGCTGGCCGAACGGCTGGCCCCATCAGTGCCCCGGTTATTTGACGGGGCGAAGGCAGCCAGCCCCCAGATGGACGGCAACGGCCTGAATAACATTCTTTATATCGCCCCGGAAAAAGCGATCCGCGAGGTCTATGGCCATAACGGCAATGACCTGTTCCTGCTGGGAGACCCAGACCTGAAAGGCGGCCAGGCAAACACCCGGGAAACCATCAACCGAACTCCGGTGGAGCTTAATGGTGATGCTGGCGATGACATTTACGACATCCGGTCATCACGGAATGCCACCGTCACTGACAGCCAGGGGCAACATACTGTTATCCTATCGTCAGGCTCCAGAAGCAACCTGAGGTCACTGGAGGGTAAGAAAAGCACCCGGCTCTACCTCACTGACCTCGAGCCGGAGGAGGTGCAGTTCAACCTGCGCCGCAAAACCGGTGGCAGCAACCTGAACCAGACGACGGTGGATAACCTGGGCAGTACCGGCCTGAATGATACCTTCGTAGTGATCCCCCACCAGGGCGCGGAACTGGCGGTGATTAGCCTGTCGGCACTGGATAGCATCTACTTCAGAGGGCGGCGTTACACCAGTGACCCCACAGGCTGGGTAACGGGGCGCAACCGGACGCTGGCCGGGCCCGGAGTTAACCGGTTTGGGCCGGAGACACCGGAAGGGAAGATCATCAGTGGCCAGCGCCTGGCTGCCAGCCTGATGCCAGCCGGGGACAAAAAGAGCGGGACAGCCCGGCTCCGGGTACCTGAGGCCAACCAGGGTTCAGCGCGGATAGAGCAGCATTTCCAACAGCTGGTGCAAAGCCTGGCGCCTTTCAATGCCAACGTTATGGGAGGGGAGGCTGCCTTTGTGCCGGGAGCGCAGAACGTGACCAGCCTGAACATGACTTCCCCCCTGGCCAACACCACCACACTGCCAACGACTTGA